In a single window of the Candidatus Krumholzibacteriia bacterium genome:
- a CDS encoding HAMP domain-containing sensor histidine kinase — MQDILVPASPLTAADSGLASYASLQSYREIARLTSKLLGQKKSRGFLLLPSLQPKEWSLFPLSGDSPFPVPEGHFLPRDFLSDPLPKRLTASSMKVPGLLIRSRDCFRVFPFCGEGQFRGALLLPERKQTDKNDLPTIRNLLPVLSMTAERLHLLRGREDSSVEGNELEQRKSDFLNSISHELRTPLTSILAYSELAMKESEAGSSKFQDFLEGIRNSASQLDQLVRELLTLSDMSSPQLDLDLQEFAFPSLIRDYLQEKSGGEERIQVPAELPSYRVLADCRHFSSVLDHLLDNALKFSPDENPVHLSWSFIPGRRKSDLSDFLRLDVQDQGRGIPREEQEKIFQKFYRVRTLESRAEAGTGLGLALARELVEAMGGRLWVRSEVGQGSTFSFTLPVPRPLQNESHN, encoded by the coding sequence GTGCAGGATATTCTCGTGCCAGCAAGTCCATTGACCGCGGCGGATTCGGGCCTGGCTTCCTATGCGAGCCTGCAGAGCTATCGGGAAATCGCGCGACTTACTTCAAAGCTGCTCGGACAGAAGAAGAGCCGGGGTTTTCTCTTGCTGCCGTCCCTTCAGCCGAAGGAGTGGAGTCTCTTTCCCCTGAGTGGCGACAGTCCCTTTCCCGTACCGGAGGGTCACTTTCTACCCCGCGACTTTCTCTCCGACCCGCTGCCCAAGCGTCTGACGGCTTCTTCCATGAAAGTGCCCGGGCTCCTGATCCGGTCCCGGGACTGTTTTCGGGTCTTTCCCTTTTGCGGAGAGGGGCAATTCCGTGGCGCACTGCTTCTCCCGGAGAGAAAGCAGACGGACAAGAATGACCTGCCTACAATCCGCAATCTTCTTCCGGTTCTCAGCATGACTGCAGAGCGCCTTCATCTGCTTCGCGGACGGGAGGACTCTTCTGTAGAAGGGAATGAACTGGAGCAGAGGAAATCGGATTTTCTCAACAGCATCAGTCATGAGCTTCGAACGCCTCTGACCAGTATTCTTGCCTATTCAGAACTTGCGATGAAAGAGTCCGAAGCCGGGAGCAGCAAGTTTCAGGATTTCCTGGAAGGGATCCGTAATTCAGCTTCCCAGTTGGATCAACTGGTGCGGGAACTTCTCACGCTCTCGGACATGTCCTCTCCGCAACTGGATCTGGATCTGCAGGAGTTTGCCTTCCCGAGCCTGATCCGCGATTACCTGCAGGAGAAATCCGGAGGCGAAGAACGCATTCAAGTTCCTGCAGAGCTTCCCAGCTACCGGGTTCTTGCAGATTGCCGACACTTTTCGAGCGTACTGGATCATCTGCTGGACAATGCTCTCAAGTTCTCCCCGGACGAAAATCCGGTTCATCTGTCATGGAGCTTCATTCCGGGGCGGAGAAAGAGCGACCTCAGTGATTTCTTGCGTCTTGATGTACAAGACCAGGGCCGGGGGATCCCCCGGGAGGAACAGGAGAAGATTTTCCAGAAGTTCTATCGGGTGAGGACCCTGGAGTCCCGGGCGGAAGCAGGGACCGGTCTGGGTCTGGCTCTAGCGCGGGAACTGGTCGAAGCCATGGGGGGACGCCTCTGGGTGAGGAGTGAAGTGGGACAGGGATCCACCTTCTCCTTTACTCTTCCGGTCCCCCGCCCTCTCCAAAACGAATCTCATAACTGA